The DNA sequence CTGCTGAAGGAGAACCCTCGGCGCTTCGTCATCCTGCCGATCCAGTACCACGACATCTGGCAGATGTACAAGAAGGCAGAGGCTTCCTTCTGGACGGCTGAGGAGGTACGCTGCAGCAGTTATCTTGGATGTATTGCTCCAATTCTTCCTACTGCAAGGTCCCACGTTTTCACAGCAGGAAGGATGCATTTAGATGGCCCATGTTGCATTGGGTTCTCTTCTGAATCAGTTGTGAATATATTAAGCAAAACCCATGGGAACTACCCCATACTGGAGAAGTTGTATTTAAAAGGTTACTAAATTTGACTTGCCGAAACTTGCCAAAAACCAGATTTTGGAGTTTCTGAGAACTCTTTAActggaaaacctttaaaataagtatttaaaaCTGCACGATCAGAGGTGGTTCAAACACCAAAGCACTGAAACATACCTCCAACACCAATCAGAACACAACTGGTTTTAGAAATCTCATCTGATGCTGGTACAGAGTTTGAGGTCCATAGTTACATTACTGTAGTTCAGGTGAAGCTGAAGCACAGTGAGACTTTTAGCTGCTTCCATTAACTACAAGTTTGGTTTAACAACCAGCTGATCTATGCTAAGACTTGAAGATTAATATATCACAAGTAACTGTTTGCCCTGTAGTGAAATGCAGGTAGACTTTCCATAAACGTTTTAATGTGACACGACATCCCTGTTTTAATGGTAACACCTCAGATCTTCCCAGGTGGATCTGTCCAAAGACCTGCAGCACTGGGAGTCTCTGAAGGATGACGAGCGCTTCTTCATCTCTCATGTGTTGGCCTTCTTCGCCGCCAGCGACGGCATCGTTAACGAGAACCTGGTGAAGAACCTGCTGCTGGTTATTGATCTGTTATTGCAAATCTTTTCATGCTTGACCTGTTTCCTAATGCTGTTCCTTGTTTTGGCCACTAGGTGGAGCGCTTCACACAGGAAGTGCAGGTGACTGAGGCCAGGTGTTTCTATGGTTTCCAGATCGCCATGGAGAACATCCACTCGGAGATGTACAGCCTGCTGATCGACACCTACATCAAGGATCCCAGTGAGAGGTGAGCTGCTCTAACTGGTGATACTGGGAGGAATTACTGGGTTCTACCTTTTCTGACGGTGTGTTTAATGACCCTCAGGGAATACCTGTTCAACGCCATCGAGACTCTGCCCTGTGTGAAGAAGAAGGCCGACTGGGCGCTCAACTGGATAGGCAACAAGAACGCCGCCTACGGTAACTCCGCCCTCCGTGACGTCATAGTGGTGTTGCTGCTGGTCTGGGTGCTGATGTTGATCAGGGGTGTTTTTGATCATTCAGGAGAGCGTGTGGTTGCCTTCGCTGCCGTGGAGGGAATCTTCTTCTCTGGCTCGTTCGCTTCCATCTTCTGGCTGAAGAAAAGAGGCCTGATGCCCGGCCTGACCTTCAGCAACGAGCTCATCAGCAGAGACGAGGTGACCACACGCTGATCAATAACTGATCGCTTCCTTTAGACCTGATCAGGTTCTGCTCAGGTTGTTGAAGATGTAACCGTTTCTGTGCTGCCTTCAGGGACTGCACTGTGACTTCGCCTGTCTGATGTTCAAACATCTGGTGAACAAACCGTCATCAGAAACCGTCACCAAGATCATAAAGAACGCCGTGGAGATCGAGCAGGTGGGTCAGCAGCTGCAGATCTGGTTCCTTCAGCTGGTCATACTGGTTCTACTGGGTTCAATAAGAGTCTCTGTGTCTCTGCAGGAGTTCCTGACCGACGCTCTGCCGGTGAAGCTGATCGGGATGAACTGTGACATGATGAAGCGGTACATCGAGTTTGTGGCCGACAGGCTGCTGCTGGAGCTCGGCTTCTCAAAGGTACGGACAGAACCAAACCCGAAGTCTGTTTCCGTTACGACCTGAGATCAGCAGGTGTGTGGTGATGATCCGCGCAGGGGTACGGACCTCAGCCAATGATGGGGGCTGAGCGCTGCTGCAGGAACTGATCAGGAACATGTGGTTCTGTCAGAATCGGCAGCAGAGCGACAAAGACGCCTGTCTGAACACACCTGCAGTCTTTAAACTGGGCCATTGGTTTATTAATCTCTCTGTTTCTGCAGATCTACAGGGTGGAGAACCCCTTCGACTTCATGGAGAACATCTCTCTGGAGGGAAAGACTAATTTCTTTGAGAAGCGAGTGGGAGAGTACCAGAGGATGGGCGTCATGTCGGGCTCCACAGACAACACCTTCAGACTGGACGTTCATTTCTGAGGACAGTTACCATGGATGCTACCTCTGCCCTGGTGCATGCTGGGACAAATGTTCAAAACTAATGAACTGTTAGTTCATCCAGAAAAATCTAGATTTCTGCATCGGTGTACAGTTGGCACTAATTTTATCTGATTATCCAGATGTTCTGGTTAATGTTGGACTGCAATAAAGTAAATCAACCTCTTTAGTGGCTGTGCTTAATTTTTGGCATTAAGGTTTTGTAAGTATATTAAACCTCCAGTTTTAAAGGTAACGTCAGTCTGGAGGTTGGTGTCAGGATTCTTCATGCTGTAAAAAGCTGCATTTAACTAAAACCTTCGTTTTCTGGAGGTCTCAGACTCAGAGCAGCTAAACACTTTAGATGATTGTAATTACTTGATCAGACGCTTTAATTTCTGGTCACTGGTATATTCTGATAATCCTGGTTTGTAATGGCTGATCAGGTGGGGAATGGGTCCATCTTAACAAGTAACTATTTAATCCTCCAGCTGCACAAGGAGCCCAACACCTTATACATCGTACTATACTCCACGATATAAAATGCATCATGCTGTGCACTGTCATTGTGAAATAGGTAATACGATATGTGTGACACAATAGTATGTGATAGAAATACATCATACTCTActacatctaatctcttctacgcagtaaataatccgccagcagcttcgaccttcagcagagaacatggagcatcaacaacaatgatgacgctgcctccaacaactccagcagaaacaatcagccagttggctgagaaagagaggtcatcactcCCCGTTGAAA is a window from the Girardinichthys multiradiatus isolate DD_20200921_A chromosome 15, DD_fGirMul_XY1, whole genome shotgun sequence genome containing:
- the LOC124881547 gene encoding ribonucleoside-diphosphate reductase subunit M2-like; the encoded protein is MQSARSPLSVKNQQNLSGQMDGLSLDKENTPPGLSYSRFLASRTARKIFTDTPPEAVKTSLEEEEPLLKENPRRFVILPIQYHDIWQMYKKAEASFWTAEEVDLSKDLQHWESLKDDERFFISHVLAFFAASDGIVNENLVERFTQEVQVTEARCFYGFQIAMENIHSEMYSLLIDTYIKDPSEREYLFNAIETLPCVKKKADWALNWIGNKNAAYGERVVAFAAVEGIFFSGSFASIFWLKKRGLMPGLTFSNELISRDEGLHCDFACLMFKHLVNKPSSETVTKIIKNAVEIEQEFLTDALPVKLIGMNCDMMKRYIEFVADRLLLELGFSKIYRVENPFDFMENISLEGKTNFFEKRVGEYQRMGVMSGSTDNTFRLDVHF